TGTGCCGGAATTAATGGCAGAAGGCGCGACCGGCGCTTCGCCGCCAGGCTGGATGCTGCTGTGCGAGATACGCCCGGTGTGCCAGAGCTGCACGGCGATACGGCCATCGGCTTCGTGCACCGCGGCAGTGATTTTCTTCCATGCGGCGATCTGTTCATCGCTGTGCAGACCCGGCGCGCCCGCGTAGCCTTTGGCCTGTGCGGAAATCTGCGTGGCTTCGCTGATGATAAGCCCGGCGCTGGCGCGCTGGCGGTAATATTCCACCATCATCGCCGTGGGGATATCGCCCGGTTCGATGCTGCGCAGGCGGGTCAGTGGGGCCATAAATACGCGGTTAGGGGTGGTAACAGCACCCACTTTCAGCGGGGTAAACAGCTTTTCGTCTTGCATAGTCACTCCTGAGTAGACCGGTCGTCTTGTAATGAGCGAAATAAAAAAGCGCTGCCTTGCGGCAGGCGCTCTCTTCAAAGGATTTCTTTAACGTGCGCCAGCGCGTTTTCAAGCGGCGCGCCGCTGCGCGACACTTTGGCCTGGAGGCTTGCGCCGAGCCAGAGCACGTACAACACCTGCGCCCGCTGCTGCGCGCTGCCGGAAAAGGCCAGGGCCTGCGCCTCGCGACCCCGTTCCAGCGCGCCTGCCAGCAGCGCGATAACCTGCGCCGCGCCTTTATCGAGGGCGCCGCGCATATCCTCCGACAGATCGCACACTTCCGCGGACAGCTTCACCGTCAGGCAGCCCATCATTTTGCCCGTCTGGCAATAATGGCGGAGCGTCTCGTCAAACCAGGCGATCAGCTGCTCGCGCGCCGGGCCCGCCGGCGTAAAGTGCTGCTCAAGGCCAGCCAGATAGCGGGCGTAGTGCCGCTCCAGCATCGCCACGCCAAACGCCTCTTTCGAGCGAAAGTAGTGGTAGAAGGAGCCCTTCGGTACGCCCGCGGTTTTTAACAGCTCGCTCAGTCCCATGCCGGTAAAGCCGCGTTGCAGGCAGAGCTGCTCGCCGGTGGCAAGGAGGTGTTCGCGCGTGTCGTGTTCAGGTGTTCGGTTCATACAATCCAATCTAATAGACCGGTCGGTCTAATGCAAGTCGTCTTAGTGAAAACCGCCAGAAACGTTAATTTTTCCGGCAGGCGCTAAGCATATCCTCCTGCGGCTGATAAAGCGAAGTCTGGATATTCATGATGCCCAGCACCGTGGAGAAGAGGTTGTCCTGAGAGACCTCATCCGTCGCCGCGCGTTTGCCAAGACAGCCGGTATCCACGCCGTACTGGCGCGCGTAATCGCCGGAGAGCCAGAAGAGCAGCGGAATGTGCGTCTGCTGATCGGGCGCCAGCAGGTACGGCGTGCCGTGCAGGTAGATGCCGTTCTCGCCGAGCGATTCGCCGTGATCGGAGAGATAGACCAGCGCCGTGTTCATGGTGTCCTGATGCTTACGCAGCGCATCAATGGTGCGGCTCAGTACATCGTCGGTATAGAGAATGGTGTTGTCATAGGTGTTAATCAGCGCCTGACGGTCGCAGTCCTGGATCTCGTTAGTGTCGCAGGTCGGCGTGAAGCGGCGGAAATTATCCGGGTAGCGGCGGTAATACGCCGGGCCGTGGCTGCCCATCAGGTGCAGAACAATCACGGAATCCTGTTTCAGGCCATCCAGCACGTTATCGAACCGCCACAGCAGCGCGTCGTCGAGGCAGGAGCCTTCTTTACACAGATCGTTAAGCTTCCATTCAGTCATGTCTGTATGTGGAATGCGGTTGCAGGCGCCTTTACAGCCGCCGTCGTTATCCCGCCACAGCACGTTGACGCCCGCGTGCGCCAGCACGTCCATCAGTCCTTCCTGATGATGCGCCAGTCCGGCGTCGTAATGCGCGCGCGGCATCCCGGAGAACATGCAGGGCACGGAGATCGCGGTTTCGGTGCCGCACGAGGTGGCGTGCGGATAAAACACCACGCCCTGTTTTTTAAGCTGCGGGTTAGTGTCGCGCTCATAACCGCCGAGGGAATAGTTCTGCTCGCGGGAGGCTTCGCCAATCACTACCACCAGCACCGTTTTTTTGGTCTGCTGACGAATGACCGGGCCTTTTTTCGCATCCTGTCCGATGCGCACCAGCGTCTGGTCGCCTGCGAAAAAGCGTGAGTGGGTATATTTGACGATGCCGCTGATGTAGTTCGCCGGCGTGACCATCTTGGCGATGTTTTTATTGTTGCGAAACAGCGAGGCGTAATCCTTATAGAAGATTGACGCCACGAGAATGATCACCAGCAGGCTCGCGAGAATACTGACCAGACGGCGCAGCGCCGTCCAGAGGAGACTGCCGGACACCACGTCAATACGACTCAGCAGCAACGCCGGTACGAGGCCCGCCACAGCAAGCCATCCGATAAGCTGCGGCGTTATCAGCGCCCCGGCTTCCTGGGAATTGGTCTCGAAGATATTGACCATCATGTTCTGGTCAATCACCGCCCCGTAGGTATACATAAAATAACTGCTGGCCGCCGAGCCGAACAGCAAAATCGCCAGCACCGGTTTGCGCAGCCAGGGCAGATTAATGATGCTGAAAATCACCAGCCAGGCGCAGAACAGCACCAGCGGTACGCTCGCGGCGAACAGCGCATCGTGCAGGTGATGCGGGGCGATAAGCGCCCAGCAGCGGCCAATAAAAAGCGCGTTCATCAGCGTGAAGAGCAGGGCGCTGAACAGGTTGAAACGCAGATCGCTCCAGCGCAGTTTTTTTATCATTGCCATCATAAAGACTCCATTAACGTTGACGGCAGTCTACGGCGTTAAGATTAGTGAAACCTTAACCTGTGTTTAACCGCGCGCCCGGCATGTTCAACGGGAGCTCAACGACAGCGCAATGGTGATGATAATGCGCTGCGAGGGCGAGCAAACTTGCATCCCGGCGCAGTTCAGGCTTCAATTGTAACTATCATGTTAACAAGGAGCCGTTGTGGCCGAGCAGCTCGAGTTTTTCCCCGTTCCCAGCCCCTGTCGCGGGATCTGCCAGTCGGATGAACGCGGCTACTGTCGTGGGTGTATGCGCAGCCGCGACGAGCGCTTCAACTGGCAGAAGATGAACGATTCACAGAAGCAGGAGGTGCTGCGCCTCTGCCGCCAGCGTATGCTCCGTAAACTGCGCGCCGGACGCGCCGAACCTGACGAAGAACCACAGCAGCCTTCACTGTTTTAGCCGCGTCGCTGGCGTATAATCGCCGGCAGTTTTCCTTTCTGAGGTAAGTACTTATGGTTGAGCGTATTCTTATGGCGCCCCAGGGGCCGACGTTTTCACGTCTGGTGATGGGGTACTGGCGTTTAATGGAGTGGAATTATTCCGCCCGCGAGCTGGTGGGGTTTATCGAGCAGCATCTGGAGCTTGGCATCACTACTGTCGAGCACGCGGATATCTACGGCGGCTACCAGTGCGAAGCCGCCTTTGGCGAGGCGCTGCGTCTGGCGCCGCACCTGCGCGAAAAAATGGAAATCGTCACTAAATGCGGTATCGCCACCACCGCGAAGCCGGAAAACGCGCTTGGCCATTACATTACCGATCGCGCGCATATTGTGCAGAGTGCGGAAAATTCCCTGCGTTATCTTAGCACCGACGTGCTGGATCTGCTGCTGATCCATCGCCCCGATCCGCTGATGGATGCCGATGAGGTCGCCGAAGCGTTCCTTGCGCTGCATAAAAGCGGCAAAGTCCGCCACTTTGGCGTCTCCAACTTCACGCCTGCGCAATTCTCGTTATTGCAGTCGCGCCTGCCGTTTACGCTCGCGACCAATCAGGTAGAGATTTCGCCGGTACATCAGCCGCTGCTACTGGACGGGACGCTGGATCTGCTCCAGCAGTTACGCATTCGCCCGATGGCCTGGTCATGCCTGGGCGGCGGACGGCTTTTCAGTGATGAGAGCTTTGGGCCGCTGCGTGCCGAGCTGCAACAGGTTGCAGAAGAGACGGGCGCACAGACTATTGAGCAGGTCGTCTACGCGTGGGTGTTGCGTCTGCCGTCGCGCCCGCTGCCGATTATCGGCTCCGGGAAAATCGATCGCGTGAAAAGCGCGGCGGGGGCGCTGTCGCTTGAACTGTCGCGCCAGCAGTGGTTCCGCATCCGTAAAGCCGCGCTCGGTTACGACGTTCCCTGACAACCCGATCCCCTCCTTTCCGGTGAAACCGCGCACCTTGTTATAGACTTAACGGGGATCACCTGAACCTGGAGGGAATATGAAGCGATTGACTCTGGCGGCGATGGCGCTGCTGGCATGCGGCGCCGCACAGGCCGCCAACGAAGAAGTGGAACTGCGTCTGGCGACCGACAAGGGCGCTGGCCAGTCGGTCGGTATGGTTAAAATCACCGAAACCGATAAAGGCCTGGAATTTGCGCCCGATCTCAATGGTCTGCCGCCAGGCGAGCATGGTTTTCACATCCATGCCAAAGGCAGCTGCGAACCCGCCATGAAAGAGGGCAAAATGGTCGCGGCAGAAGCGGCGGGCGGTCATTTCGATCCGCAGAATACCGGTAAACACGCCGGGCCGGAAGGCGACGGGCATTTAGGCGATCTGCCGGCGCTGGCCGTCAATAATGACGGGAAAGCCACCGATCCGGTGACCGCGCCGCGCATTAAAAAACTGGATGAAATCAAAGGCAAAGCGCTGATGGTGCATGTCGGCGGCGATAACATGTCCGATCATCCGAAACCGCTTGGCGGCGGCGGCGCCCGTTACGCCTGTGGCGTTATTTAACCGCTCCCGGGGCGTTGCTCTCCTGCGGCGAGGGCGACGCCTGTTCCAGCTGCGACAGCGAACACCACAGGCGCCAGATAATTCCCGCCAGCCGCCGCGCGTCGGGCTGGTGGTGGCGCGCGAGCGTCAGACTGATGCGCTCAAGCTCGCCGAGCGCTGCCGCCAGCGGGCGCTGACGCACCCCTTTCACGCTCATTACATCCCGTAACGTTTCAATGCAGATATCACGCACCTGAGAGAGCGGGTCGGCGCGGGTTTCCCATTCGCGCAGTTGCCACACCACATGCGAGCAGTTAAGCAGCACCACGCCCCAGCGCAGCAGCCAGCGGCGGGTGGCCTCATCCTTACTGTTGCTGAGCTGGCTGATATGGTGGTAAACCAGCGACTCAAACGCCGCCTCGCCCCGCTGAGGAACGCGGCTGAGCTG
This DNA window, taken from Cronobacter universalis NCTC 9529, encodes the following:
- a CDS encoding TetR/AcrR family transcriptional regulator; this encodes MNRTPEHDTREHLLATGEQLCLQRGFTGMGLSELLKTAGVPKGSFYHYFRSKEAFGVAMLERHYARYLAGLEQHFTPAGPAREQLIAWFDETLRHYCQTGKMMGCLTVKLSAEVCDLSEDMRGALDKGAAQVIALLAGALERGREAQALAFSGSAQQRAQVLYVLWLGASLQAKVSRSGAPLENALAHVKEIL
- the eptA gene encoding phosphoethanolamine transferase EptA, whose amino-acid sequence is MAMIKKLRWSDLRFNLFSALLFTLMNALFIGRCWALIAPHHLHDALFAASVPLVLFCAWLVIFSIINLPWLRKPVLAILLFGSAASSYFMYTYGAVIDQNMMVNIFETNSQEAGALITPQLIGWLAVAGLVPALLLSRIDVVSGSLLWTALRRLVSILASLLVIILVASIFYKDYASLFRNNKNIAKMVTPANYISGIVKYTHSRFFAGDQTLVRIGQDAKKGPVIRQQTKKTVLVVVIGEASREQNYSLGGYERDTNPQLKKQGVVFYPHATSCGTETAISVPCMFSGMPRAHYDAGLAHHQEGLMDVLAHAGVNVLWRDNDGGCKGACNRIPHTDMTEWKLNDLCKEGSCLDDALLWRFDNVLDGLKQDSVIVLHLMGSHGPAYYRRYPDNFRRFTPTCDTNEIQDCDRQALINTYDNTILYTDDVLSRTIDALRKHQDTMNTALVYLSDHGESLGENGIYLHGTPYLLAPDQQTHIPLLFWLSGDYARQYGVDTGCLGKRAATDEVSQDNLFSTVLGIMNIQTSLYQPQEDMLSACRKN
- a CDS encoding DUF1289 domain-containing protein; translated protein: MAEQLEFFPVPSPCRGICQSDERGYCRGCMRSRDERFNWQKMNDSQKQEVLRLCRQRMLRKLRAGRAEPDEEPQQPSLF
- a CDS encoding aldo/keto reductase, with the translated sequence MVERILMAPQGPTFSRLVMGYWRLMEWNYSARELVGFIEQHLELGITTVEHADIYGGYQCEAAFGEALRLAPHLREKMEIVTKCGIATTAKPENALGHYITDRAHIVQSAENSLRYLSTDVLDLLLIHRPDPLMDADEVAEAFLALHKSGKVRHFGVSNFTPAQFSLLQSRLPFTLATNQVEISPVHQPLLLDGTLDLLQQLRIRPMAWSCLGGGRLFSDESFGPLRAELQQVAEETGAQTIEQVVYAWVLRLPSRPLPIIGSGKIDRVKSAAGALSLELSRQQWFRIRKAALGYDVP
- the sodC gene encoding superoxide dismutase [Cu-Zn] SodC, with the translated sequence MKRLTLAAMALLACGAAQAANEEVELRLATDKGAGQSVGMVKITETDKGLEFAPDLNGLPPGEHGFHIHAKGSCEPAMKEGKMVAAEAAGGHFDPQNTGKHAGPEGDGHLGDLPALAVNNDGKATDPVTAPRIKKLDEIKGKALMVHVGGDNMSDHPKPLGGGGARYACGVI